One window from the genome of Anticarsia gemmatalis isolate Benzon Research Colony breed Stoneville strain chromosome 8, ilAntGemm2 primary, whole genome shotgun sequence encodes:
- the LOC142974758 gene encoding ankyrin repeat domain-containing protein 27-like yields the protein MDGTYDEIISDNPFFVELKTEYANLFQHCITQSWVICVPRIGSLTSRVFTVEDFCAHILVPSDELPETHYSTLTEKQVTVTNKVITLEVTKGLPLQSHILFEETFYTEDFIKYKVWCIETPLEPTASFSDNTISKEYLISINDCIDLLWTQAAGRQVLDQIEHSVQIFLKKHPTLPVAVAPLRDTVSELYTQCLQIALQNRRLRDKSKSCKQVLENIKLAVECYMQHLLFDALFKPICTCCAYEDSHLNKKIRNMCDIQLRDLDIKKDLYHAVPKAKQILSKIDTYNTVLEKVLCVKQALNAINKRDDSNNIVLLTADDLLPVFVFLVIKSGLPNWYSQLTYMKEFRFSGVGRGDGDESAFLITTLEAVIEHIQSGALAGPPDPESYYYESNLTEDNLSTTRERKGSLTESISTSDTNGREETLEYIFELIKANHCEQVQAILQKNQKHLAGFNQDENNILKITMDVNLTDDDDDDSDTEIYHKLCHPLCNCKKCCCKISKNLLKTSPTVTSRDSHGLTALHVACIHGKANVVECLIEMGAEVNATDLNECTPLHYASSRGHQNALLLLLHSGADINQANIDKNTPLHMAVNNGHLNCVKALIYFAEHSRRKIKINCVNESGNTPLHLASKWGYEGIARLLIENGAEPSLQNRNNKTAFDYAHNLKILQVLKSCTPNLYEYIHITSSDVKALNCKNDPVLKLQKMSISNETNKVTKAVENLKLIERILKAISYGDVKLACFYMNINYAAYVDMDNKPDSGLCHPLCGCQRCRKKTGSDSSDFDINFADTNGFTALHYAARYGLDELCKILLLNKANINCINKKGQTPLHLAALNNKIHVIRFLLDNGANINAIDLAGNTPLHDVSAMGNIGAAKILITYNPDISMLNGADKCALTLAKEKVHLTIIDLIEKYANRIK from the coding sequence ATGGATGGGACCTACGACGAGATCATCTCCGATAACCCATTCTTTGTGGAATTGAAAACGGAATACGCAAATTTATTTCAACACTGTATAACACAATCTTGGGTAATATGTGTACCGAGGATTGGAAGTTTGACGAGTCGTGTATTCACCGTGGAAGACTTTTGTGCTCATATACTTGTGCCAAGTGATGAATTACCGGAAACACACTACAGCACGCTTACAGAAAAACAAGTGACCGTAACTAATAAAGTAATTACATTAGAAGTGACCAAAGGACTGCCTTTACAAAGCCATATACTATTTGAAGAGACATTCTACACAGAAGATTTCATCAAATACAAGGTTTGGTGCATAGAAACTCCACTCGAACCTACTGCCAGTTTCAGTGATAACACAATCTCTAAGGAATACCTCATATCTATTAATGACTGCATAGATTTATTGTGGACTCAAGCTGCTGGCCGACAAGTCCTTGATCAAATTGAACACAgtgtgcaaatatttttgaagaaacatCCAACACTCCCTGTAGCAGTGGCACCTCTTAGAGACACTGTCAGTGAACTGTACACCCAGTGCCTTCAGATTGCACTTCAAAACAGAAGGCTAAGGGATAAATCAAAGTCTTGTAAGCAAGTGTTAGAAAACATCAAGTTAGCTGTAGAATGTTACATGCAACACTTACTGTTTGATGCCTTGTTCAAGCCCATCTGTACCTGCTGTGCCTATGAAGACTCACACCTCAACAAGAAGATCCGCAACATGTGTGACATACAACTTAGAGACCTTGACATAAAAAAGGACTTGTACCATGCAGTTCCTAAagcaaaacaaatactttctaaaatAGACACTTACAACACAGTTTTGGAAAAGGTTTTGTGTGTGAAACAAGCTTTGAATGCTATCAACAAGAGAGATGATAGCAATAACATTGTTCTACTTACTGCTGATGATTTGTTACCAGTGTTTGTGTTTCTTGTTATCAAGTCAGGACTGCCTAATTGGTACAGTCAACTGACTTACATGAAAGAGTTTAGATTCAGTGGTGTTGGCCGCGGTGATGGTGATGAAAGTGCATTCCTTATAACTACCTTAGAAGCAGTGATAGAACACATACAATCTGGTGCCTTAGCCGGTCCACCAGATCCTGAATCATATTACTATGAAAGTAACCTCACAGAGGACAACTTAAGTACTACTAGGGAAAGAAAGGGCAGTCTCACTGAATCCATTTCAACATCTGATACTAATGGAAGAGAAGAAACACTTGAATACATCTTTGAACTTATCAAAGCTAACCATTGTGAACAAGTGCAAGCAATATTGCAGAAAAATCAAAAGCACCTTGCAGGTTTTAACCAAGATGAAAATAACATCCTTAAAATAACCATGGATGTGAACCTGacagatgatgatgatgatgacagtGATACAGAGATATATCACAAACTTTGTCACCCACTGTGTAATTGCAAAAAATGTTGCTGCAAAATTTCAAAGAATCTTTTAAAGACATCACCGACTGTAACGTCTAGGGACAGTCATGGTTTAACAGCATTACATGTGGCATGTATCCATGGAAAAGCTAATGTAGTAGAGTGCCTCATAGAAATGGGTGCAGAGGTAAATGCAACAGATCTTAATGAATGCACCCCACTACATTATGCATCTTCAAGAGGACACCAAAATGCATTACTGTTATTACTACATTCTGGAGCTGACATAAACCAGGCAAACATTGATAAGAACACGCCACTCCACATGGCTGTCAATAATGGACACCTCAATTGTGTCAAAGCACTTATATACTTTGCCGAGCACAGTAGaagaaagattaaaataaattgtgtgaaTGAGAGTGGGAACACACCTCTACATCTAGCCTCTAAGTGGGGCTACGAAGGGATTGCTAGACTGCTGATTGAAAATGGCGCCGAACCATCCTTGCAGAATCGAAATAACAAAACTGCATTTGACTATGCacacaatttgaaaattttacaagTCCTCAAATCATGCACCCCAAACTTGTATGAGTACATACATATCACAAGTTCTGATGTTAAAGCTTTGAATTGCAAAAATGACCCTGTTCTTAAGTTACAGAAGATGAGTATTAGTAATGAAACTAATAAAGTGACAAAAGCTGTGGAAAACTTGAAGTTAATAGAGAGAATATTAAAAGCTATATCCTATGGTGATGTGAAACTTGCCTGTTTTTACATGAACATCAACTATGCTGCCTATGTGGATATGGATAATAAGCCAGATAGTGGACTTTGCCATCCATTGTGTGGATGCCAGAGATGCAGGAAGAAGACTGGTTCAGATTCATCAgactttgatattaattttgcTGATACCAATGGATTTACTGCTTTACATTATGCAGCTAGATATGGACTGGATGAATTATGCAAAATCTTGTTGCTGAATAAAGCAAATATTAACTGTATTAATAAGAAAGGGCAGACACCTCTTCATTTGGCTGCTTTGAATAACAAAATCCACGTGATACGGTTTCTACTGGACAACGGCGCTAATATAAATGCGATAGATCTGGCCGGCAACACGCCCCTACACGACGTCAGCGCAATGGGGAATATCGGAGCTGCGAAAATATTGATTACATACAACCCTGACATATCCATGCTAAATGGAGCAGACAAATGTGCTCTGACATTAGCCAAGGAAAAGGTACATTTAACAATCATAGATTTAATAGAGAAATATGCAAATAGAATTAAGTAA
- the LOC142974695 gene encoding uncharacterized protein LOC142974695 produces MEIFKHKWTIIIVLAISIQEIYTTKEVKDVEQTTEKLDEILNPLKNLILNENEIGDVNHTGDHTKDTISRVKRQFYYDPYYYRRPPIILPILIGGGGWYGGRGFGGRGFGGRGFGGRGFGGRGFGGRGFGGRGFGGRGFGGGRGFGGRGGGFGGGRGGRG; encoded by the exons atggaaatattt AAACATAAGTGGACTATAATCATCGTATTAGCTATAAGTATACAAGAAATTTATACTACAAAAGAAGTTAAGGACGTGGAACAAACGACAGAAAAACTGGACGAAATATTGAATCCATTAAAGAATCTAATACTAAACGAAAATGAAATTGGAGATGTCAACCACACTGGAGACCACACAAAGGACACCATATCGAGAGTGAAACGACAATTCTATTATGATCCATATTATTATCGCAGAC CTCCCATCATACTTCCCATATTAATTGGTGGAGGAGGATGGTACGGCGGACGAGGTTTCGGAGGCAGGGGATTTGGCGGAAGAGGCTTCGGTGGAAGAGGCTTCGGCGGTAGGGGCTTCGGTGGTAGAGGCTTCGGAGGCCGGGGCTTTGGAGGCCGGGGTTTCGGAGGCGGTAGAGGCTTTGGCGGCCGCGGTGGTGGATTTGGAGGCGGACGAGGTGGAAGAGGATAG
- the Ire1 gene encoding serine/threonine-protein kinase/endoribonuclease Ire1, with translation MKYLYVILFLFGSYGVGSVVDNSGKESTELSRALDDRPLLFATLGGGMVAVEPLAGNIIWKLKDEPVVKVPNQQADLMPQFLPDPRHGFLYMYGPRGDQQMLKKLPFTIPELVANAPCRSTDGILYTGKKSDTWFMLDPLTGSREHVSGFDKSKIFKNTDDNTCVPDKKRGIYVARTEYNILMHDSKNENHKWNVTFFDYTSHAMGKELLNDYGIIHFTSTSSGRVMSFDRKTGDLVWSHNFETPVVAAYLLDRDGLISVPFNSIGDDTLDHIMEDATTLSNGQGIKNSNIELYPTLYVGEHNHGLYALSSLVDKNTITISTGHTQPLLIEGPSETEAKQNQETYEPFKNVHYKLKDLNLHVAAPYLLLGHYKVPELTTTWMPQVPNSNFLNVHNSQNSAMKLINGQVHSEGQNDVENETNLKSNSISVSVQTDDLFEGFTFRPGLWYKQAYLWFHQQENQVLKVALIILVGLVITMFWYLRYQAREFQQLSQGGSRSSNASTSSNGEVTGHLMDIGNGEVRIGRITFNTDQVLGKGCEGTFVYRGTFDKRAVAVKRLLPECFTFADREVALLRESDAHAHVVRYYCTERDKQFRYIALELCSATLQDYVEKKLNFECTIDSVEVLRQATMGLSHLHSMDIVHRDIKPHNVLLSMPTGAGEVRAMISDFGLSKKLNIGRVSFSRRSGVTGTDGWIAPEMINGERTTTSVDIFSLGCVFYYVLSKGMHPFGDMLRRQANILTGDYNLEQLDKILPEEEVLLTKILIRAMISPRPGARPPCETVLKYPMFWGKQSILNFLQDVSDQVESGGCGSEAALERGARRVVRGDWRARVCAAVANDLRARRTYRGDRAAHLLRAIRNKKHHYRELEVDVRDSLGKLPDGFVTYWLRRFPLLLPHVWLQMQDYRAEDILQAYYPRSFTFNREDVAELNDDWDHEEIPEEMCDPERNCLFQKSRVFYDENLDQNRYKKEGSPRASPRKRVDWRSEPRQDDVRLRDRHYYKKKEKKREDMPVWTLPPQ, from the exons ATGAAGTACTTATAcgttatattattcttgttcgGATCGTACGGTGTGGGATCTGTTGTGGATAATAGTGGAAAG GAAAGTACAGAGTTGTCACGGGCACTAGATGACCGGCCGCTGTTATTTGCCACGTTAGGGGGCGGCATGGTCGCCGTAGAACCTCTAGCGGGAAATATTATTTGGAAACTCAAAGATG AACCTGTGGTCAAAGTACCGAACCAGCAGGCGGATTTAATGCCCCAGTTTCTCCCGGACCCTCGACATGGGTTCCTCTACATGTACGGTCCACGAGGAGACCAGCAGATGTTGAAGAAGCTGCCTTTTACAATACCGGAGTTAGTGGCGAACGCTCCTTGTCGTTCCACTGATGGTATCTTGTATACTGGGAAGAAGAGCGATACATGGTTTATGTTGGACCCTTTGACTGGGTCTAGGGAACACGTGTCAG gttTCGACAAGTCCAAGATTTTCAAGAATACAGACGATAATACGTGCGTGCCAGATAAAAAGAGAGGCATATATGTAGCGAGAACTGAGTACAATATATTGATGCATGATTCCAAGAATGAGAATCATAAGTGGAATGTGACGTTCTTTGATTACACTTCTCATGCTATGGGCAAGGAACTGCTGAATGATTACG GTATTATCCACTTCACTTCAACATCAAGTGGTCGAGTGATGTCCTTCGACCGAAAGACCGGCGACTTAGTATGGTCTCATAACTTCGAGACGCCAGTCGTAGCCGCCTACTTGCTAGACAGAGATGGACTTATCTCCGTCCCTTTTAACTCTATAGGAGATGATACGCTAGACCATATTATGGAGGATGCTACAACGTTGAGCAATGGGCAAGGGATAAAGAATTCAAATATTGAATTGTA TCCAACATTATACGTCGGAGAGCACAACCATGGTTTATATGCGTTATCGTCGCTAGTCGACAAAAATACTATAACGATATCGACCGGCCACACACAACCGCTACTCATAGAAGGACCTTCAGAAACTGAGGCGAAGCAAAACCAAGAAACGTACGAACCGTTTAAAAACGTACACTACAAACTTAAAGACTTAAACCTGCATGTAGCAGCGCCATACTTACTACTCGGGCACTACAAAGTTCCCGAATTGACGACAACATGGATGCCGCAAGTACCAAACTCGAATTTCCTCAACGTGCACAATTCACAGAATAGTGCAATGAAATTGATTAATGGGCAAGTCCATTCTGAGGGACAGAACGATGTTGAAAATGAGACGAATTTGAAGTCCAATTCTATATCTGTGTCGGTACAGACTGATGATTTATTCGAAGGCTTTACCTTCAGGCCAGGTCTTTGGTACAAGCAAGCGTACTTATGGTTCCATCAGCAAGAAAATCAAGTGTTGAAAGTCGCATTGATCATTCTCGTCGGCTTGGTGATTACCATGTTTTGGTATCTACGTTATCAG GCTCGCGAGTTCCAGCAGTTGTCTCAAGGCGGGTCTCGTAGTTCCAACGCATCGACATCGTCTAACGGCGAAGTGACCGGCCACTTGATGGACATCGGCAATGGAGAAGTGCGCATCGGAAGGATTACGTTCAACACCGATCAAGTGCTCGGCAAGGGCTGTGAAGGAACTTTTGTTTATAG AGGCACATTCGACAAACGCGCGGTGGCGGTAAAGCGGCTGTTACCCGAATGTTTTACCTTCGCGGACCGCGAGGTGGCGCTGTTGCGAGAGTCAGATGCGCACGCGCATGTTGTGCGGTATTACTGCACTGAAAGGGATAAACAATTTAG gTATATTGCATTGGAGTTGTGTTCGGCGACATTACAAGATTACGTAGAAAAGAAGTTGAACTTTGAATGCACGATTGATTCCGTAGAAGTACTAAGACAAGCCACAATGGGTCTCTCGCATTTACATTCTATGGATATAG TGCACCGTGACATAAAGCCCCACAACGTGCTCCTATCAATGCCGACGGGCGCGGGTGAAGTGCGTGCAATGATATCCGACTTCGGTCTGTCTAAGAAGTTGAACATCGGTCGAGTGAGCTTCTCGCGGCGGTCGGGGGTTACCGGCACTGATGGATGGATCGCGCCTGAGATGATCAATGGAGAAAGAACG acgACATCAGTAGACATATTCTCATTGGGCTGTGTGTTTTACTACGTGTTATCGAAGGGCATGCATCCATTTGGTGATATGCTTAGAAGACAGGCGAATATACTCACAGGGGATTATAACTTAGAACAACTTGA TAAAATACTACCAGAAGAAGAAGTGCTTCTTACAAAAATCCTGATCCGCGCTATGATCTCACCGCGGCCGGGCGCCAGACCTCCTTGTGAAACAGTACTCAAATACCCCATGTTCTGGGGCAAGCAGAGCATACTTAACTTCTTACAG GACGTAAGCGACCAGGTAGAGAGTGGTGGCTGTGGGTCGGAGGCGGCGCTAGAACGTGGCGCCCGACGTGTGGTGCGCGGGGACTGGCGCGCGCGTGTATGTGCCGCCGTGGCCAACGACCTGCGGGCGCGCAGGACATACCGCGGGGACCGCGCCGCACACCTACTGAGAGCTATACGGAATAAG AAACATCACTACAGAGAACTAGAAGTAGATGTGAGAGACAGCCTAGGCAAGTTGCCAGATGGATTCGTCACGTACTGGCTCAGGAGGTTCCCGCTACTATTACCACACGTATGGCTACAAATGCAAGACTACCGCGCCGAGGACATCCTGCAAGCGTACTACCCGCGCTCCTTCACCTTCAACAGAGAAGACGTCGCCGAACTCAACGACGACTGGGACCATGAAGAAATACCCGAAGAAATGTGCGATCCGGAAAGAAATTGCCTGTTTCAGAAGAGTAGAGTGTTCTACGATGAAAACTTAGACCAGAATAGGTATAAAAAAGAAGGGTCTCCTAGAGCATCGCCGAGGAAACGAGTCGATTGGAGAAGCGAACCGAGGCAAGATGACGTCAGACTTAGGGACAGACATTACTATaagaaaaaagagaaaaaacgGGAGGACATGCCAGTATGGACGTTGCCTCCACAGTGA